One Torulaspora globosa chromosome 5, complete sequence DNA window includes the following coding sequences:
- the ZIP1 gene encoding Zip1p (ancestral locus Anc_5.296), with protein MSNFFRDSSMGFKPRSNIFSKLRIKEAEVHVDDSLTDADSSLSEDIPVQSSHGRSEHLSTTVVDDSGLQNTHAKFQLGCSTPKASKKPGTGKGESKDEFDLEITEVRDVLGRNNSNGKSGDDGFPDCSSAKMTGIHERTTIAGAKTKVEEAQCADTSSNDVLLEAFNNTQKICSNLKQELQRQQSENSKLKSQIHSYQVDNEKLSARFVDMKQLLTDLSDKSAALFAQKGVTDANLEEIKGDYERLKKKVEKYRSDITELKVNLSGLQTMKSNSDAELSNRAKEIDYLKRELNDRSGQLSEEKLKNSSLIQEIGKTRDGLKEFFSRLFADGQVELSSRFDTIGADVITKIKPDLESFLKNYTEESEKILTANLSNLSASFHAALQQSDRESAEILTVQLGKVQEQIANHTTKQIQSNQRNLLSKLGEKLASQDVHMEGELEKFYKEQQNLMESNGQLLEQFQKLTRDFDCYRNQLRKCEEYESRLNEFQSQITSLNLQKGQALSSLGVKEAQYEDLMKQVGLQNSELSKCKDLKNKLRAKVDSLVEDLGLMKSRCSNLAEENITLKANSENKIIVQGELLKGLQSENESLKQRNKQLDDMRKQFETDNTSHVDKTQRLNDHLQKLNVEMVQIKAHELELEEANRKMKYQLEQDKTSYEEATDDFKRLRQRVIVLEGEKQDNVREKIELQDKNDELRESIKILKQNLNKLQKLEPQIEKQDTQNIVHRQDNEEERRSEAIVTPNQAAKKDCSIPEKPANENDEFDLSSSLNDDLELTNPSPIQVKPLKTKRGKSKSMKPPNCSRKKLLLPDEDESTQLRHRWKKRRA; from the coding sequence atgtCCAACTTCTTCCGGGACTCATCTATGGGCTTTAAACCGCGCTCCAATATCTTCTCCAAGTTGAGAATCAAGGAAGCGGAAGTTCATGTTGATGATTCACTTACCGATGCAGATTCTTCCCTATCTGAAGATATACCGGTTCAATCGAGCCATGGCCGTTCGGAGCATTTATCCACTACGGTCGTAGATGATTCTGGCCTTCAAAATACGCATGCGAAGTTTCAACTAGGCTGCAGTACGCCAAAAGCCTCTAAGAAACCAGGAACTGGAAAAGGTGAGAGCAAGGATGAATTTGATTTAGAAATAACAGAAGTCAGAGATGTTTTGGGAAGGAACAATTCCAATGGCAAGTCAGGAGATGATGGCTTCCCAGACTGTTCTTCTGCTAAAATGACTGGAATTCATGAACGGACGACCATCGCTGGCGCCAAAAcaaaagttgaagaagcacaaTGTGCGGATACGTCATCTAATGATGTacttttggaagcattCAATAATACGCAAAAGATCTGCTCGAACCTTAAGCAAGAACTGCAGCGGCAACAATCGGAGAACTCGAAGCTGAAATCTCAAATTCACAGTTATCAAGTTGATAACGAAAAGCTATCGGCAAGGTTTGTGGATATGAAACAGCTTTTGACTGATTTGAGTGATAAGTCGGCCGCTCTTTTCGCTCAAAAAGGTGTCACAGATGCCaatctggaagagatcaaagGCGATTATGAAAGactcaagaagaaggttgaAAAATATAGAAGCGATATTACAGAGCTGAAAGTTAACCTTTCTGGGTTACAGACCATGAAGAGTAACAGTGATGCTGAACTCAGCAATCGAGCAAAGGAAATAGATTACTTGAAAAGAGAGCTGAACGATCGCTCTGGTCAATTAAGTgaggagaaattgaagaatagCTCGTTGATACAAGAGATTGGAAAAACAAGAGATGGCTTGAAGGAATTTTTTTCCCGTCTTTTCGCTGATGGACAAGTGGAGCTCAGCAGTAGATTTGACACTATCGGAGCTGATGTGATAACAAAAATAAAACCAGATCTGGAatcatttttgaaaaacTACACTGAAGAATCAGAGAAAATATTGACCGCTAACTTATCTaatctttcagcttctttcCATGCGGCACTTCAGCAATCAGACAGGGAGTCTGCAGAAATACTGACAGTGCAGCTGggaaaagttcaagaacaaattGCCAATCATACCACTAAACAAATTCAaagcaatcaaaggaaTCTTTTAAGTAAGTTAGGCGAGAAGCTTGCATCACAAGATGTTCACATGGAAGGAGAGCTAGAGAAGTTTTATAAGGAGCAGCAGAATCTGATGGAAAGCAATGGTCAGCTGCTCGAACAATTCCAGAAGTTGACGCGAGACTTTGACTGTTACAGAAATCAACTAAGGAAGTGTGAAGAATACGAATCAAGACTGAATGAGTTTCAGTCGCAAATCACTTCTCTGAATTTGCAAAAAGGTCAAGCTCTCAGCTCCCTCGGagtgaaagaagctcaatACGAAGATCTCATGAAACAAGTAGGGCTTCAAAATTCCGAACTCAGCAAATGTAAGGACCTTAAAAACAAGCTCCGTGCTAAGGTAGACTCTTTGGTGGAAGATCTTGGCTTAATGAAGAGCAGATGCTCCAATTTGGCTGAGGAGAATATTACATTGAAGGCAAATTCCGAAAATAAAATCATTGTTCAAGGTGAGCTTCTAAAAGGTCTTCAATCAGAGAATGAGTCCCTGAAACAAAGGAATAAGCAGCTAGATGACATGAGGAAGCAGTTTGAGACTGATAATACGTCGCATGTGGATAAAACGCAAAGATTGAACGATCATTTGCAGAAGCTAAACGTAGAGATGGTCCAGATTAAAGCTCACGAGttggagctggaagaggCAAACAGAAAAATGAAATATCAGCTGGAACAGGACAAAACAAGCTATGAAGAGGCAACAGATGACTTCAAGAGGTTGCGACAAAGGGTCATTGTGCTAGAGGGGGAGAAGCAAGACAACGTcagagagaagattgagTTACAGGATAAAAATGACGAATTGCGAGAGTCAATCAAAATACTGAAGCAAAATCTCAATAAATTGCAGAAACTGGAACCGCAGATTGAGAAGCAAGATACCCAAAATATTGTGCACAGGCAGGACAACGAAGAAGAGCGACGCAGCGAGGCCATCGTAACTCCCAATcaagctgcaaagaaagattGTAGTATACCTGAGAAGCCAGCCAATGAGAATGATGagtttgatctttcttcttcgctcaATGATGACCTAGAGCTAACCAATCCATCGCCTATACAAGTTAAGCCTTTAAAGACCAAGAGAGGCAAGAGCAAGTCGATGAAACCGCCTAACTGTTCCAGGAAAAAGCTACTCCTGcctgatgaagatgagtCTACGCAACTGAGGCATCggtggaagaagagaagagcATGA
- the MGP12 gene encoding Mgp12p (ancestral locus Anc_5.295) — MNRGFRLPIQLNPHNQSADQATRQETLVDSQFMSLRSVRSLHSSLRLYYSSDLKLTLFSKDNCGLCDKAKDVMGKVLKDNQELERKAVYTIVDIDDPANKDWWEKYCFDIPVLHIEDSTRQGSLLKIFHRLDEKDVVDKINSFK; from the coding sequence ATGAATAGAGGATTTCGCTTACCAATTCAACTAAATCCGCACAATCAATCGGCAGATCAAGCTACTAGACAGGAAACGCTTGTAGATTCGCAATTTATGTCATTAAGATCCGTCCGCTCGTTGCATTCCTCGTTGCGTTTGTACTACTCTTCCGATCTTAAGCTGACCTTGTTCTCAAAGGACAACTGCGGGCTGTGTGACAAGGCCAAGGATGTGATGGGCAAGGTATTGAAGGATAATCAAGAATTGGAGCGGAAGGCCGTTTACACAATCGTTGACATTGACGATCCCGCAAATAAGGATTGGTGGGAAAAATACTGCTTTGATATACCAGTCCTTCATATAGAGGACAGTACAAGACAAGGGTCCCTATTGAAAATCTTTCATCGGCTGGATGAAAAGGATGTGGTAGACAAAATTAATAGTTTCAAATGA
- the DPP1 gene encoding bifunctional diacylglycerol diphosphate phosphatase/phosphatidate phosphatase (ancestral locus Anc_5.297), which produces MNVNRLTFSLSPSSFFNTSQKWRKGDLVVLLVAVILLYPVYYQEPFERQFTINDLTLSHPFAKHERVSDTMLFVYSFVIPLIAIMLILAIFADPRHRMYLMYISILGLCLSVSLTTLFTNFIKNWIGRLRPDFLARCEPKKGLPIDTLFYASDVCTTKNRERLLDGFRTTPSGHSSQSFSGLGYFYLWFCGQMLTENQRISLWRKILAFIPLLGAALIALSRTQDYRHHFLDVILGSVLGYVIGRFIYSRYFPPISSPLPFKPLLDDSDVTLEVDVQPAQGAEIEPLTA; this is translated from the coding sequence ATGAACGTTAACAGGCTCACTTTTAGTTTGAGCCCCTCGTCGTTTTTCAACACGTCGCAGAAATGGAGAAAGGGTGATTTAGTGGTCCTTTTGGTCGCTGTGATACTCCTGTATCCAGTTTACTATCAGGAGCCATTCGAAAGACAGTTCACTATCAATGATTTGACTTTGTCGCATCCTTTTGCTAAACATGAGCGGGTCTCTGACACAATGTTATTTGTCTACTCTTTTGTTATACCTCTGATTGCCATCATGTTGATCCTCGCTATTTTTGCGGATCCAAGACACAGGATGTATCTGATGTACATCTCTATTTTAGGACTCTGTctttctgtttctttgaCGACGCTGTTCAccaacttcatcaagaatTGGATCGGGAGGTTGAGGCCGGACTTCCTGGCCCGCTGTGAGCCAAAAAAGGGGCTTCCAATCGACACCTTGTTTTATGCATCCGACGTCTGTACCACCAAAAACCGGGAAAGATTACTGGATGGGTTCAGAACCACCCCCTCGGGCCATTCTAGTCAGAGTTTCTCTGGTCTGGGTTATTTCTACTTGTGGTTCTGCGGTCAGATGTTGACCGAAAACCAGAGAATCAGTTTGTGGAGAAAGATCCTTGCGTTCATTCCGTTGCTTGGAGCCGCGCTGATCGCTTTGTCCAGGACTCAAGACTATAGACACcattttcttgatgtcaTCCTGGGATCCGTTCTAGGTTACGTGATTGGGCGCTTCATCTACAGTAGGTACTTCCCTCCTATCTCTAGTCCTTTGCCATTCAAGCCACTGCTGGATGACTCCGACGTAACTCTAGAAGTCGACGTGCAGCCTGCCCAGGGTGCGGAGATCGAGCCTCTGACTGCTTAG
- the NSE3 gene encoding Smc5-Smc6 complex subunit NSE3 (ancestral locus Anc_5.293) yields the protein MSPRDELQGGTPNKTTLVAGKLVRFIMSVAESQNTTISRSRLQKRAKEISEKEECGSVSFNEVLKEVNRMLGDIYGYELKNLPPRSVNLTGRQAATQDQSASKPQHYILLDNKRPMTNLDDLIFSQQVNNYMQMIQDGQYIGGRLNYETTHTLNNKLGCDSDIALKGLLCIILCVVLFSKNHVLQQELCEHLESFGVATDGSNIPIVNLSFPELLRLFEKQEYLIKEVERSGPELDVEIYRIGRRTQVEFPLESLVHLVMDLMSVTDEQAPGLRQDIERNIADSYATTPDGANSNQ from the coding sequence ATGAGTCCCAGGGATGAGCTGCAAGGAGGCACACCCAACAAGACCACTCTGGTGGCGGGAAAGCTTGTACGATTCATCATGTCCGTGGCAGAATCCCAGAATACCACCATCAGCAGAAGCCGGCTGCAGAAAAGAGCCAAAGAGATCTCTGAGAAGGAGGAATGCGGCTCCGTCTCCTTCAATGAAGTTCTTAAAGAGGTCAACAGAATGCTCGGTGATATCTACGGGTATgagctcaagaacttgCCGCCAAGAAGCGTCAATCTCACTGGGAGGCAGGCTGCGACACAGGACCAGTCGGCTTCGAAACCTCAACACTACATCCTGCTCGATAACAAGAGGCCAATGACAAATCTCGATGATCTCATTTTTTCTCAGCAGGTGAACAACTATATGCAGATGATACAAGACGGCCAGTATATCGGCGGCAGACTGAACTATGAGACAACGCACACTTTAAACAACAAGCTTGGTTGCGATTCCGACATCGCTCTGAAGGGCTTACTGTGTATAATACTCTGCGTGGTTCTATTCTCCAAGAACCACGTCCTTCAGCAGGAATTATGCGAACATCTGGAAAGCTTTGGCGTCGCAACCGATGGCTCCAACATACCAATCGTCAACCTCTCCTTTCCGGAACTCCTAAGGCTTTTCGAAAAGCAAGAATACTTGATAAAGGAAGTCGAACGTTCTGGCCCGGAACTCGACGTCGAAATCTACAGAATAGGAAGAAGAACGCAGGTAGAGTTCCCCCTGGAGTCTCTGGTACATCTCGTCATGGACCTGATGAGCGTTACAGATGAGCAGGCACCCGGCTTAAGACAAGACATAGAAAGAAACATTGCCGACTCCTACGCGACGACTCCCGACGGGGCCAATTCAAACCAATAA
- the GCN2 gene encoding serine/threonine-protein kinase GCN2 (ancestral locus Anc_5.298) → MSRSHLTLDQYYEIQKNEIQAIESIYMGDFVDLTKKRSAWDKQPQFIFEITLHSTEKEPAGCSLTLHICLTPLYPYSAPDISFKNVNNVMDRQLQTLKDGFRTIHKESKGQEMIFDVTSFVQEKLDEFQHSANTQSLEDERLQRIKENKEKVKREEEEQQQQIQEQRLTEQKFIDEIVQKELEKRQDDDLYFEHNSSIDLLPPQEWISSGQAIVFNKVIKAKLPNNSLYKFRAVVNPKPITLAADLFCFGQQYLVKPFIPPESALAEALMTSEMMENFQYLLTEVKLNNAYFNTSSGKKEISNLEKELESVLKNSHDNVNRLLAYTVERMGHNSSTFVWNIKLLTQYSRSYAIGDIVDSVGFVNLATARVWMIRILEGLESLHKLGISHKCISLQTVNLVKDADFGTTIPKLMHPSYGFTILDMISRYPNNNGAQVEMPDCPWPAPELVKFKNSKPQRMTDIWQAGVLLLQIINGVDTVLNYSSPQDFLDSMSMDDSLYDFLEKMLKPDSKKRLSPLELLPMKFLRTNIDFALNKLSLGQNSSTSLSRKSFTGSLSVKSRTASQSSGRRRSFNVGSRFSFTNPAARSRYASDFEEIAVLGEGAFGQVVKARNALDSRYYAIKKIRHTEEKLSTILSEVMLLASLNHQYVVRYFAAWLEEDIDDSVFDEQDDESSENDDSDDDLFNQSSLYRTNQSEVRENDWDFISGSGYPEIEFANSDDNQETSENDDANGFTSECSGSDSSSDENDELEIPIKPSIQVNRRGSNKAKKRSTLFIQMEYCENRTLYDLINTENLSSQRDEYWRLFRQILEALSYIHSQGIIHRDLKPMNIFIDESRNIKIGDFGLAKNVHKSLDILRLDSQSQIGSAENLTSAIGTALYVATEVLSGNGQYNEKIDMYSLGVIFFEMIYPFSTGMERINILRNLRLSNIEFPADFDDTKFRTEKKIIKLLLDHNPMKRPGAQSLLDSGWLPVKHQDETMKEALKSLADPSSPWQQRVRETLFLQGYSLTNDILYDNSQSSTTPFGQILRSKMTEEVVKIFRKHGGVENNEPPRIFPKAPIYGIQNVYEVLDKGGTVLQLQYDLTYPMARYLSKNPNCVSKQFRLQHVYRPPNNTKSSLEPKKFGEIDFDIISGSSADSPYYEAESIKIIDEILTVFPLFEKTNTLIVINHADILESVFNHTNIDKAQRPYVSRALSQVGFAKSFKDIKRELKSQLNITSTSLDDLELFDFRLDFEAAKKRLHKAMMDSPFWGKVEASLLHISKVINFLKPLDVTRNVVIAPLSNYNSGFYKGGIMFQAVYDDGASRNLVAAGGRYDTLIAYFSRPSGERSSNTQRAVGFNLAWETIFGIAQSYFKLAKGSKVKKRNRFLKGSAVDWKPSRCDVFVSCFSNSILNTTGVEIISQLWKKGIRADFLRNCYTVDDVVSGAQRDGVEWIILIKQQTYTLPNHKRKYKPLKVKKIDTDVDVDVTLDEFFCLYQQGSNADGSTDAFLVSESMDDAKRWDDGSSGGSQNGEDVDHLTGPVKQKIVYVPNPATRSKKASKREKWVYEDDARTASNAIINSLTSAPVITVDVLRDETLEMISITSLAQKDEWLRKIIGTGSNSTPRSFATNIYNSLSKEASKGTKWAIVYCHKTGKSCVADLQR, encoded by the coding sequence ATGTCAAGAAGCCATCTTACTTTAGATCAGTACTACGAGATTCAAAAAAATGAGATTCAGGCTATCGAATCTATTTATATGGGCGATTTTGTGGACctgacgaagaaaagatctGCTTGGGACAAGCAACCGCAGttcatcttcgagataACGCTTCATTCGACAGAGAAGGAACCAGCCGGCTGTTCTTTGACGTTACATATATGTTTGACTCCGCTTTACCCATACTCAGCGCCAGATATATCATTTAAGAATGTCAATAATGTCATGGATCGCCAGTTGCAGACGCTTAAAGATGGTTTTCGTACTATTCATAAAGAATCCAAAGGTCAGGAAATGATATTTGATGTTACCTCTTTTGTTCAGGAGAAGCTGGACGAATTTCAGCATTCAGCCAACACTCAGTCTTTGGAAGACGAGAGATTGCAACGTATCAAAGAGAATAAAGAGAAAGTAAAGCGAGAAGaggaggagcagcagcaacagatTCAGGAGCAAAGGCTCACTGAGCAGAAGTTCATTGACGAAATAGTTCAGAAAGAGCTAGAGAAGCGGCAAGACGATGACCTGTATTTCGAACACAACTCATCAATTGACTTGCTACCTCCTCAGGAATGGATTAGCTCAGGTCAGGCGATTGTGTTCAATAAAGTAATCAAGGCCAAGTTACCTAATAATTCATTGTACAAATTTAGGGCTGTGGTTAACCCCAAACCTATAACATTGGCTGCGGATTTATTCTGTTTTGGCCAGCAATATCTCGTCAAACCATTTATTCCACCCGAGTCAGCTCTAGCTGAGGCCCTGATGACCTCAGAAATGATGGAGAACTTTCAATATCTCCTTACCGAAGTTAAGCTGAACAATGCGTATTTTAACACTAGCAGCGGTAAGAAAGAGATCTCCAAcctggagaaagaacttgaaTCTGTGCTTAAAAACAGTCACGATAATGTTAACAGACTGCTAGCATACACAGTGGAAAGAATGGGACACAATAGCTCCACATTTGTCTGGAACATCAAACTGCTTACTCAGTACTCACGTTCATATGCAATCGGAGACATTGTAGATTCGGTAGGGTTCGTGAATTTGGCTACTGCCCGCGTTTGGATGATAAGAATCCTGGAAGGTTTAGAATCTCTACATAAGCTTGGAATTAGCCACAAGTGCATTTCCCTTCAGACAGTGAACTTGGTCAAAGATGCTGACTTTGGAACGACCATACCAAAGCTGATGCACCCTTCATACGGATTCACAATACTGGATATGATTTCGCGGTATCCGAACAATAATGGAGCTCAAGTGGAAATGCCTGACTGTCCATGGCCTGCACCTGAACTTGTTAAATTCAAAAACAGCAAACCACAGAGAATGACAGACATATGGCAAGCTGGGGTTCTACTTTTACAAATCATCAATGGCGTCGATACTGTACTCAATTATTCCTCGCCACAGGACTTTTTAGACTCCATGAGTATGGATGACAGCCTTTACGATTTTCTAGAAAAGATGTTGAAGCCGGATAGCAAGAAGCGCCTGTCGCCGCTAGAACTTTTACCAATGAAATTCCTTCGGACAAACATTGACTTCGCGCTTAATAAGCTCTCCCTTGGTCAGAATAGTAGTACATCACTCTCTAGGAAGTCCTTCACAGGTTCGCTCAGTGTAAAATCGAGAACGGCCTCGCAATCCAGTGGACGACGAAGATCCTTTAACGTGGGTTCTAGGTTCTCATTCACTAATCCAGCAGCACGTTCGAGATATGCCTCggactttgaagaaattgcagtGTTAGGCGAGGGTGCATTTGGTCAAGTGGTCAAAGCGCGGAATGCTCTTGACAGCAGATACTACGCAATTAAAAAAATCAGACATACAGAGGAAAAGCTCTCGACGATCCTTAGTGAGGTGATGTTGCTAGCAAGCTTGAATCATCAATACGTGGTACGTTACTTCGCTGCCTGGTtagaagaagatattgatGATTCAGTTTTCgatgaacaagatgatgaaagttCGGAAAATGACGACAGTGACGATGACCTTTTTAACCAGTCCAGCCTGTATAGAACTAATCAGTCCGAAGTCAGAGAAAACGATTGGGATTTTATTTCAGGTAGTGGATATCCAGAAATAGAATTTGCCAACAGTGATGACAACCAGGAAACATCCGAGAACGATGACGCAAATGGCTTCACCAGCGAATGCAGTGGAAGTGACTCATCGAGTGATGAAAATGACGAGTTAGAAATACCAATAAAACCCTCCATCCAAGTGAACAGGCGGGGATCAAATaaagcaaagaagaggagTACGTTATTTATTCAAATGGAATATTGCGAAAACCGAACCCTTTATGATTTGATCAATACGGAGAATCTAAGTTCGCAACGTGATGAATATTGGAGACTTTTTCGTCAAATCCTCGAAGCTTTAAGCTACATCCATTCTCAAGGCATCATTCATCGAGATCTAAAGCCTATGAACATTTTCATTGACGAATCAAGGAATATCAAAATTGGGGATTTTGGTTTGGCAAAGAACGTGCACAAGTCACTAGACATTTTAAGATTGGATTCTCAATCACAGATTGGAAGCGCTGAAAACCTAACCTCGGCTATTGGTACTGCACTGTATGTTGCGACTGAGGTTCTGAGCGGCAATGGGCAGTATAATGAAAAGATTGACATGTACTCCTTGGGTGTCATATTCTTCGAGATGATTTACCCATTTAGCACTGGTATGGAAAGAATAAATATACTGAGAAATCTGCGGTTATCCAACATTGAGTTTCCCGCAGACTTCGACGACACAAAATTTAGaacagaaaagaagatcattaAATTGCTTCTGGATCATAATCCAATGAAAAGGCCTGGTGCTCAGAGCTTGTTAGATAGCGGCTGGCTTCCTGTGAAACATCAAGATGAGACCATGAAGGAGGCCTTGAAGAGTTTGGCTGACCCTTCATCACCTTGGCAGCAACGGGTCAGGGAAACCCTTTTTTTGCAGGGCTACAGTTTAACGAACGACATACTCTATGACAATTCTCAATCGTCCACGACGCCTTTTGGCCAAATACTCCGATCAAAAATGACTGAAGAGGTTGTCAAGATTTTTAGGAAACATGGAGGAGTCGAAAATAATGAACCCCCTCGAATATTCCCCAAAGCACCGATTTATGGCATACAAAACGTTTACGAGGTCCTTGATAAAGGAGGCACCGTTCTGCAACTGCAGTACGATCTTACTTATCCAATGGCAAGATATCTTTCGAAAAACCCTAATTGTGTGTCTAAACAATTTCGCCTGCAGCATGTGTACCGACCGCCCAATAACACCAAATCGTCGCTCGAGCCCAAGAAGTTTGGCGAAATTGACTTTGATATAATATCTGGTTCCTCCGCTGACTCTCCATATTATGAGGCTGAAAGCATAAAGATTATAGACGAAATTCTTACcgtttttcctctttttgAGAAGACAAACACCTTAATAGTAATCAATCATGCAGATATTCTGGAAAGTGTTTTTAATCATACGAATATCGACAAAGCACAGAGACCATATGTATCGAGAGCTTTATCCCAGGTAGGTTTCGCTAAGTCTTTCAAAGACATCAAAAGAGAACTTAAATCACAACTGAACATTACCTCGACTTCATTGGATGACCTCGAGTTATTCGATTTCAGGCTTGATTTCGAAGctgcgaagaagaggttgCACAAGGCAATGATGGACAGTCCTTTTTGGGGTAAGGTCGAGGCGTCGCTATTGCATATTTCGAAAGTCATCAACTTTCTGAAACCTCTTGATGTTACGCGAAATGTCGTCATAGCGCCATTGTCGAACTACAATAGCGGCTTTTATAAAGGGGGAATCATGTTTCAAGCGGTTTATGATGATGGAGCTTCCAGGAACCTTGTGGCTGCTGGGGGAAGATACGACACACTAATAGCATACTTTTCTCGTCCGTCAGGCGAGAGATCCAGTAATACTCAGAGAGCTGTAGGTTTCAATTTGGCATGGGAAACAATATTCGGTATAGCACAAAGCTATTTCAAGCTCGCGAAGGGCAGTAAagtgaagaagagaaacAGATTTTTGAAAGGATCAGCAGTTGATTGGAAACCCAGCAGATGCGATGTCTTTGTCTCTTGCTTTTCAAATTCAATATTGAACACAACCGGCGTGGAAATCATCAGTCAGCTGTGGAAAAAGGGCATCAGGGCTGATTTTCTGCGAAACTGCTACACGGTAGACGATGTCGTCTCCGGCGCTCAAAGGGATGGCGTAGAGTGGATTATTTTGATCAAGCAGCAGACTTACACTCTACCAAATCACAAAAGGAAGTATAAGCCAttgaaggtcaagaagatcgATACGGATGTTGACGTCGACGTGACATTGGACGAATTTTTCTGCCTATATCAGCAGGGTTCGAACGCCGATGGTTCGACCGATGCTTTTCTTGTAAGTGAAAGCATGGATGACGCTAAGAGGTGGGACGACGGAAGTAGCGGGGGTAGCCAGAATGGCGAAGATGTTGATCATCTCACCGGACCCGTcaagcagaagattgtATACGTCCCAAACCCGGCCACgagatcaaagaaggcCAGCAAACGCGAGAAATGGGTATACGAAGATGACGCTAGAACAGCTTCGAACGCAATTATCAACAGTCTGACATCAGCACCGGTCATAACGGTGGATGTGCTGCGGGACGAAACTCTAGAGATGATCTCAATTACTTCCCTTGCTCAGAAAGATGAATGGCTGAGGAAAATCATAGGTACTGGCAGCAATTCTACACCGAGAAGCTTCGCCACGAACATCTACAACAGTTTGTCCAAGGAAGCTTCCAAAGGAACTAAATGGGCGATCGTATACTGCCACAAGACTGGCAAGTCGTGTGTCGCGGATCTCCAGAGATGA